The following coding sequences lie in one Sulfuricurvum sp. genomic window:
- a CDS encoding RNase J family beta-CASP ribonuclease, with the protein MSDEQTTEPQAQPQGETGQRRNNRRPFRSRNNNRPEGTEGNVSTEPRQDNRPPRTDNRPPRQDNRPPRTDNRPPRTDNRPPRQDNRPPRTEGVEGNAADAEPNRGGRDRGRGGRRGAPSAPIDSNLRDFVVKNQDAHKNRLNPHFKLNLENNDKVRITPLGGLGEIGGNITVIETENEAIVIDIGMSFPDEEMHGVDILVPDFSYLREIRKKIVAVIITHAHEDHIGGVPYLFKEMQFPIYGTPLPLAMIGNKFDEHHMRDFRRYFNPIVKRQVYRIGNDFDIEWMHMTHSIIDSSSLAITTKAGTIIHTGDFKIDFTPIDGYTADIHRLAHYGEKGVLCLLSDSTNSYNKEWTPSELTVAPGFDRIFSKAEGRIIMSTFSSNIHRVYQAIQYGLKYNRKVCVIGRSMERNLEVCMQYDYIKLPKNIFIDAEEANRMNDKDVLIVTTGSQGEPSSALFRMAIGEHRHIKIKPTDMIVLSARAIPGNEGSISGMLNYLQRAGARVANDRDIHVSGHASLEEQKLMLRLTNPKFFLPIHGEYNHIMRHRETAIACGVPERNILLMSDGDCIEVNTKMMRKTKTVKTGKTYIDNQNNHQIEDDIVIDRQKMASEGMVMLVAQVSASESRLLSKPLVTSFGIVADRHDKAFAQEMEDVLEHFLINLKPGLIENPKALENDLRQVVRKHIYRKMKKYPLIVPHVFIM; encoded by the coding sequence ATGTCCGATGAACAAACAACCGAACCCCAAGCACAACCTCAGGGAGAAACCGGTCAACGCCGAAACAACCGAAGACCGTTTCGAAGCCGAAATAACAACCGCCCGGAGGGTACTGAAGGTAACGTAAGTACCGAGCCACGCCAAGACAATCGCCCTCCGCGTACCGACAACAGACCTCCGCGTCAAGATAACCGTCCTCCACGTACCGACAATCGACCACCACGTACCGATAACCGTCCTCCGCGTCAAGACAACCGCCCTCCGCGCACTGAGGGAGTTGAAGGCAATGCAGCCGATGCTGAACCAAATCGCGGCGGACGTGACCGAGGCCGAGGCGGCCGTCGCGGAGCCCCAAGTGCACCGATTGACAGCAATTTGCGCGATTTCGTCGTTAAAAATCAGGATGCGCACAAAAATCGTCTAAATCCCCATTTTAAACTCAATCTTGAGAACAACGATAAAGTCCGTATCACCCCATTGGGCGGTCTTGGAGAAATCGGTGGAAATATCACGGTTATCGAAACCGAAAATGAAGCCATTGTTATCGATATCGGGATGAGTTTCCCGGATGAAGAGATGCACGGTGTCGATATCCTCGTTCCGGATTTCAGCTATTTGAGAGAAATTCGTAAAAAAATCGTAGCCGTTATCATTACTCACGCCCACGAAGACCACATCGGTGGGGTCCCTTATCTATTCAAAGAGATGCAATTCCCGATTTACGGAACACCTTTGCCTCTTGCCATGATCGGCAACAAATTCGACGAGCACCACATGCGTGATTTCCGTCGTTATTTCAACCCGATCGTTAAACGCCAAGTCTATCGCATCGGAAATGATTTTGATATCGAATGGATGCATATGACCCACTCGATTATCGACTCATCATCATTGGCAATCACAACCAAAGCGGGAACCATTATCCATACGGGTGACTTCAAAATCGACTTTACTCCTATCGATGGGTACACAGCCGATATTCACCGCCTTGCGCACTATGGGGAAAAAGGGGTTTTGTGTCTATTAAGCGACTCAACCAACTCGTACAATAAAGAGTGGACACCAAGTGAACTTACCGTTGCTCCCGGATTTGACCGTATCTTCTCGAAAGCAGAAGGTCGTATCATCATGTCAACCTTCAGCTCGAATATTCACCGTGTATACCAAGCAATCCAATACGGGCTCAAGTATAACCGTAAAGTATGTGTAATCGGCCGTTCAATGGAACGTAACCTTGAAGTATGTATGCAATACGATTACATCAAACTTCCTAAAAACATCTTCATCGATGCCGAAGAGGCCAATCGAATGAACGATAAAGATGTCTTGATCGTCACCACCGGAAGCCAAGGTGAACCAAGCTCAGCCCTTTTCCGTATGGCAATCGGAGAACACCGTCACATCAAGATCAAACCGACCGATATGATCGTCCTCTCCGCGCGTGCGATTCCGGGGAATGAAGGATCGATTTCAGGAATGCTCAACTACCTGCAACGTGCCGGCGCACGTGTTGCTAACGACCGAGATATTCACGTATCGGGGCATGCAAGCCTTGAAGAGCAGAAATTGATGCTTCGCCTTACTAACCCGAAATTCTTTCTCCCGATCCATGGTGAATATAACCATATTATGAGACACCGTGAAACGGCTATAGCTTGTGGAGTACCAGAGCGTAATATTCTCCTAATGAGTGATGGTGACTGTATCGAAGTCAACACAAAAATGATGCGTAAAACCAAAACGGTTAAAACGGGTAAAACATACATCGACAACCAAAACAACCACCAGATCGAAGATGATATCGTTATCGATCGTCAAAAAATGGCATCTGAGGGGATGGTTATGCTGGTTGCACAAGTCAGCGCCTCTGAATCACGACTCCTCTCTAAACCTCTTGTTACCAGCTTCGGTATCGTCGCTGACCGTCATGACAAGGCGTTTGCCCAAGAGATGGAAGATGTATTAGAGCACTTCTTGATCAACCTCAAACCGGGGCTCATCGAGAACCCTAAAGCCTTGGAAAATGATCTACGTCAAGTAGTACGTAAACATATCTATCGCAAAATGAAAAAATATCCTCTTATCGTTCCTCACGTATTTATAATGTAA
- a CDS encoding FAD-dependent thymidylate synthase, with amino-acid sequence MSITKINSKENIFGDNIAFVEEWDFSHANTSEENRILAITQVASICYQSPKALGSETLYNRLMAESMGLPSSSFEFVPVLLNFKNPMHSELLQKEYSNVKKFGELVEDGKYLLTNYRAIVYDFENDKDGYSFDIRQIYNTLDDAEIIRKNFHVFLYKVDLPTRSQMVRHRINWQELSRRYVSGKRVPFDFYISEKMVPITTGDYDTQKIIDLCVEHYMNAIDAGVKPQEARRIIPQAAYTQIWGAFMPTQLANYFKLRLDEHAQWEIRKTAEAMKELIQNPLKQEHTL; translated from the coding sequence ATGTCAATTACAAAAATCAATAGTAAAGAAAATATCTTCGGTGACAATATCGCCTTTGTAGAAGAATGGGATTTTTCACACGCTAACACTTCGGAAGAGAATCGTATTTTAGCAATCACACAGGTAGCATCGATTTGTTATCAATCTCCAAAAGCGTTAGGCAGTGAAACCCTGTATAATCGGCTGATGGCAGAGTCCATGGGACTCCCTTCAAGCTCATTCGAGTTTGTACCTGTTTTACTTAATTTTAAAAATCCGATGCATTCAGAATTGCTCCAAAAAGAGTATAGCAATGTAAAAAAATTTGGAGAACTTGTTGAAGACGGCAAGTATTTACTGACAAACTATCGTGCCATTGTTTATGATTTTGAAAATGATAAAGACGGGTATAGCTTTGATATACGACAAATTTACAATACTTTGGACGATGCAGAAATTATCCGCAAAAACTTTCATGTATTTCTATACAAAGTCGATTTGCCGACACGATCTCAGATGGTTCGTCATCGCATAAACTGGCAAGAACTGTCACGAAGATATGTCTCCGGCAAACGGGTCCCGTTTGATTTTTACATTAGTGAGAAAATGGTTCCGATTACAACAGGCGACTATGACACACAAAAAATTATCGATCTATGCGTAGAGCACTATATGAACGCGATTGATGCCGGGGTCAAACCTCAGGAAGCACGAAGAATCATCCCTCAAGCCGCTTATACACAAATCTGGGGAGCATTTATGCCTACCCAGCTTGCAAATTATTTCAAATTACGTCTTGATGAACATGCGCAATGGGAAATTAGAAAAACAGCGGAAGCAATGAAAGAATTAATCCAAAACCCACTTAAACAGGAACACACATTATGA
- the rplT gene encoding 50S ribosomal protein L20, whose translation MPRVKTGVVRRRRHKKVLKLARGFYSARHKHFRKAKEQLERSLVYAFRDRKQKKREFRKLWIIRINAACRLNGMSYSVFMNGLKRANIELDRKILADMAMNDAAAFTALTTQAKAAL comes from the coding sequence ATGCCAAGAGTAAAAACTGGTGTCGTAAGACGCAGACGTCATAAAAAAGTATTGAAACTCGCACGTGGTTTCTACAGTGCACGCCACAAACATTTCCGTAAAGCGAAAGAGCAACTCGAGCGCTCACTCGTATACGCGTTCCGTGACCGTAAACAGAAAAAACGTGAATTCCGTAAATTGTGGATTATCCGTATCAATGCGGCATGCCGCCTAAACGGAATGAGCTATTCAGTATTCATGAACGGCCTTAAACGTGCCAACATCGAACTTGATCGCAAAATCCTTGCTGACATGGCAATGAACGATGCAGCGGCATTTACTGCCCTCACCACTCAAGCTAAAGCAGCACTGTAA
- the rpmI gene encoding 50S ribosomal protein L35, whose protein sequence is MPKMKSVKGAVKRFKVKKNGTIKRGSAFRSHILTKQDAGTRRKQNAPKVVANVDVKAIKKMIVD, encoded by the coding sequence ATGCCAAAAATGAAATCGGTAAAAGGGGCGGTAAAACGCTTCAAAGTGAAGAAAAACGGCACAATCAAACGTGGTAGCGCATTCCGCAGCCATATTTTGACAAAACAAGATGCTGGGACTCGACGTAAGCAAAATGCACCAAAAGTGGTTGCTAACGTAGACGTTAAAGCTATCAAAAAGATGATCGTAGACTAA
- the infC gene encoding translation initiation factor IF-3, which yields MKKQDRVLMNEEIRVPEVRCVVDGGEALGIISINEAMNKANELGLDLVLISPDAKPPVAKIMDYGKFHYQEEKKKKEARKKQTKVEVKEIKLSVKIADNDVGYKVKHAREFLEEGKHVHFRVFLRGREMAHPESAVAVLQRVWPMVEDIGTMYKAPAMEGRYCNMMIHPKKDDKK from the coding sequence ATTAAAAAACAAGACCGAGTCCTGATGAACGAAGAGATCAGGGTCCCTGAAGTACGCTGTGTTGTAGACGGCGGTGAAGCATTAGGTATCATCTCAATCAATGAGGCGATGAACAAAGCAAACGAACTGGGACTAGATTTAGTTCTCATCTCTCCGGATGCGAAACCCCCTGTCGCAAAAATCATGGACTACGGTAAGTTTCATTACCAAGAAGAGAAAAAGAAAAAAGAAGCCCGCAAAAAGCAAACCAAAGTTGAAGTCAAAGAGATCAAACTTTCGGTTAAAATCGCGGATAACGATGTCGGCTATAAAGTAAAACATGCACGTGAATTCCTCGAAGAAGGTAAACATGTCCATTTCCGTGTATTCTTGCGCGGTCGTGAGATGGCACACCCTGAATCGGCTGTAGCGGTATTACAACGTGTTTGGCCTATGGTTGAAGATATCGGGACTATGTATAAAGCGCCAGCTATGGAAGGGCGTTATTGCAATATGATGATTCATCCGAAAAAAGACGATAAGAAGTAA
- the thrS gene encoding threonine--tRNA ligase, whose translation MDIIAIKHNDQIIDLQTAGALGITGEEIVYDNSPESLEVIRHSCAHLMAKAIKALYTDAKFFVGPTVKEGFYYDFKVNEHISEEDLKTIEKKMLEIAKGKEKIERYEITKEEARAKFANDHLKQAVMDRIPSDTVTIYKQGAFEDLCRGPHLPSVGLIRHFKLTKISGAYLGGDSKNEMLTRIYGIAFADKESLKAYLDQMAEAEKRDHRKIGAEMKLFTFREEVGAGFPIWLPAGARMRSRLEQLLFKAHRKRGYEPVRGPEMLRSDLWKVSGHYQNYGENMYFTNIDELEFGVKPMNCVGHIKVYEHDLHSYRDLPLKYFEYGVVHRHEMTGALHGLFRVREFTQDDAHIFCTADQIEQQIIEVVDFVDKIMKTFEFNYKMMISTKPEKAVGDDAVWEISTNALKTAMDKNNLAYEIDEGGGAFYGPKIDIKITDAIGREWQCGTIQLDFNLPARFELEYNGEENAKIQPVMIHRAILGSFERFVGILTEHYAGEFPMFIAPTQVAIVPIAPAHEAYARELADKLIDLGADFEIFDKNESLNKRIRTAEKGRVPMIIVLGDEEVTNKSIAVRDRRKREQYNLSEEDFLSLVKQKINEVHF comes from the coding sequence ATGGATATTATTGCGATCAAACATAACGATCAAATAATCGATTTACAAACCGCTGGGGCACTTGGAATTACGGGTGAAGAGATCGTCTACGATAATTCGCCCGAGTCTCTCGAAGTGATTCGACATTCCTGTGCTCATTTGATGGCTAAAGCGATCAAAGCACTTTACACCGATGCGAAATTTTTCGTCGGGCCTACGGTAAAAGAGGGCTTTTACTACGATTTTAAAGTCAACGAACACATTAGTGAAGAAGATCTTAAAACGATTGAGAAAAAAATGCTTGAGATTGCCAAAGGCAAAGAGAAGATTGAGCGTTATGAAATCACCAAAGAAGAAGCGCGGGCAAAATTTGCAAACGATCATCTTAAACAAGCGGTTATGGACCGCATTCCGAGCGATACGGTAACGATCTATAAGCAAGGCGCGTTTGAAGATCTCTGCCGTGGACCGCATTTGCCAAGCGTAGGATTGATTCGCCATTTTAAATTGACCAAAATCTCGGGTGCGTATCTCGGCGGTGACAGTAAAAATGAAATGCTTACCCGTATCTACGGAATCGCATTCGCCGATAAAGAGTCGCTTAAAGCCTATCTTGATCAAATGGCGGAAGCGGAAAAACGGGACCACCGTAAAATCGGTGCGGAGATGAAACTCTTTACGTTCCGTGAAGAGGTGGGTGCGGGTTTCCCGATCTGGCTTCCGGCCGGTGCACGTATGCGCTCGCGATTGGAACAGCTCCTCTTCAAAGCGCACCGCAAACGCGGATATGAGCCGGTTCGCGGTCCGGAAATGCTCCGAAGTGATTTGTGGAAAGTATCAGGCCACTATCAAAACTACGGTGAGAATATGTATTTCACCAATATCGATGAGCTGGAATTTGGGGTTAAACCGATGAACTGTGTCGGTCACATCAAGGTGTATGAACACGACTTGCATTCATACCGTGACCTTCCGCTCAAATATTTCGAGTACGGTGTTGTGCACCGTCATGAGATGACGGGAGCGCTTCATGGATTATTCCGTGTTCGTGAGTTTACCCAAGACGATGCACACATTTTCTGTACGGCGGATCAGATTGAACAGCAGATTATCGAAGTCGTCGATTTTGTTGACAAAATCATGAAAACGTTTGAGTTTAATTATAAAATGATGATTTCGACAAAACCTGAAAAAGCGGTCGGTGATGATGCGGTATGGGAAATTTCGACCAACGCTTTGAAAACGGCGATGGATAAAAATAATCTCGCGTATGAGATCGATGAGGGGGGCGGAGCGTTTTATGGCCCTAAAATCGATATCAAAATCACCGATGCTATCGGACGTGAGTGGCAATGCGGTACAATCCAGCTCGATTTCAATTTACCGGCACGTTTCGAACTCGAATACAACGGTGAAGAGAACGCTAAAATTCAGCCGGTAATGATTCACCGGGCAATTTTAGGTTCGTTTGAGCGATTTGTTGGTATATTGACGGAGCATTACGCTGGGGAATTCCCGATGTTCATCGCTCCGACGCAGGTGGCTATCGTTCCGATCGCCCCTGCACACGAAGCGTACGCACGTGAATTGGCCGATAAATTGATCGATTTGGGCGCCGATTTTGAGATTTTCGATAAAAATGAAAGTCTCAATAAACGTATCCGTACAGCGGAAAAAGGACGTGTGCCTATGATTATCGTTTTAGGCGATGAAGAGGTTACTAACAAAAGTATTGCGGTGCGTGATCGACGCAAACGTGAACAATATAATCTAAGCGAAGAGGATTTCCTCTCCTTGGTTAAACAAAAAATTAATGAGGTACATTTTTGA
- the lspA gene encoding signal peptidase II yields the protein MARSIVILLLAMSSVFFIDQAIKSIFLGGFRLNTQCIDLILIFNKGVAFSMFAFLDEALKWIQLALLSGVIGYTLWLKKTCYLVPVGIMAGAGLSNVADRFIHGGVVDYVYWHCGFNFAVFNFADVMIDIAVIALMILNFRPQMCKS from the coding sequence ATGGCTAGATCGATTGTTATTTTGTTGCTGGCGATGAGCAGTGTTTTTTTCATCGATCAAGCGATTAAATCAATTTTTCTGGGCGGATTTCGGCTCAATACCCAATGTATCGATCTTATCTTGATTTTTAACAAAGGGGTCGCTTTTTCGATGTTCGCTTTTTTAGACGAAGCGTTGAAATGGATTCAGCTTGCATTGTTGTCCGGAGTGATCGGCTATACCCTTTGGCTCAAAAAAACGTGTTATCTTGTCCCTGTAGGCATTATGGCGGGTGCGGGACTCTCTAATGTTGCGGACCGTTTTATCCATGGCGGAGTGGTCGATTACGTTTATTGGCATTGCGGATTTAATTTCGCCGTCTTTAATTTCGCGGATGTAATGATTGATATCGCCGTTATCGCCTTGATGATTTTAAACTTTCGTCCACAGATGTGTAAAAGTTAA
- the glmM gene encoding phosphoglucosamine mutase, translating into MKLFGTDGVRGEAGSFLSAGLAMRVAMAAGVYFRDHSGTKKILVGKDTRRSGYMIENAIVSGLTAVGYDVIQIGPMPTPAIAFLTKNMRCDAGIMISASHNPFEDNGIKFFDANGNKLSEDVEAQIEVIANDPGLIQDAQVTGKSLGAAKRIDDVIGRYIVHLKNSFSSDLTLHGLRIVLDTANGAGYRVGPTVLEELGAEVIVLHDKPNGFNINEECGAMHTKDLRSAVKQYRADIGLALDGDADRLIVIDEKGDEVDGDQILGALSLFLQRNGALKGDGIIATVMSNQALEDMLNAHGLKLYRSSVGDKYVLEMMREHGINFGGEQSGHIILHDFAKTGDGLVSALQVLSLMITSGEKASKILRPFKLYPQKLVNIKVKTKKPLDQIKGLEDKLAEIEAAHMRHLIRYSGTENKLRVLLEGKDAKVMEKAMDEMVSFFEKALNG; encoded by the coding sequence ATTTTTAAGTGCCGGATTGGCAATGCGTGTAGCAATGGCAGCAGGGGTTTATTTTAGAGATCATTCTGGAACAAAAAAAATTCTGGTTGGAAAAGATACGCGTAGAAGCGGCTATATGATTGAGAATGCAATTGTCAGTGGATTGACGGCAGTAGGGTATGACGTGATACAAATCGGACCGATGCCGACTCCTGCAATTGCATTTTTGACCAAAAATATGCGCTGTGATGCCGGGATTATGATATCCGCAAGCCATAACCCGTTCGAAGATAACGGAATCAAATTTTTCGATGCTAACGGTAATAAGCTTTCTGAAGATGTGGAAGCACAAATTGAGGTAATTGCTAATGATCCGGGGTTAATTCAAGATGCTCAGGTGACAGGCAAGAGTTTAGGAGCCGCAAAGCGGATTGATGATGTTATCGGTCGTTATATTGTCCATCTTAAAAATTCCTTTTCGAGTGATTTGACCCTTCATGGCTTGCGTATTGTTTTGGATACTGCTAATGGTGCAGGGTATCGTGTCGGGCCAACCGTTTTGGAAGAGTTGGGTGCTGAGGTGATTGTTCTTCATGATAAACCGAACGGATTTAACATTAACGAAGAGTGCGGTGCAATGCACACCAAAGATCTTCGAAGTGCAGTTAAGCAATACCGGGCTGATATCGGTTTGGCACTGGATGGGGATGCCGATCGCCTAATCGTAATTGATGAAAAAGGGGATGAGGTCGACGGTGATCAGATATTGGGTGCATTGAGTTTGTTTTTACAACGAAACGGAGCACTTAAGGGTGACGGTATCATTGCTACCGTAATGAGTAATCAGGCATTGGAAGATATGTTAAACGCTCATGGACTTAAACTTTACCGCTCAAGTGTCGGAGATAAATACGTTCTTGAAATGATGCGTGAGCACGGTATCAACTTCGGCGGTGAGCAAAGCGGCCACATTATTTTGCATGATTTCGCTAAAACAGGGGATGGGTTGGTGAGCGCGTTACAGGTTTTATCGTTAATGATTACCTCAGGAGAAAAAGCGAGTAAAATCTTACGGCCGTTTAAATTGTATCCTCAAAAATTGGTGAATATCAAAGTTAAAACCAAAAAACCGCTTGATCAAATCAAAGGGCTGGAGGATAAACTCGCTGAAATCGAAGCCGCACATATGCGTCACCTTATCCGTTATTCCGGTACGGAAAATAAACTTCGTGTTTTACTCGAAGGAAAAGATGCAAAAGTGATGGAAAAAGCGATGGACGAGATGGTAAGCTTTTTTGAAAAGGCATTGAATGGCTAG